The following are encoded together in the Erpetoichthys calabaricus chromosome 16, fErpCal1.3, whole genome shotgun sequence genome:
- the dio3a gene encoding LOW QUALITY PROTEIN: thyroxine 5-deiodinase (The sequence of the model RefSeq protein was modified relative to this genomic sequence to represent the inferred CDS: deleted 1 base in 1 codon) gives MRAVQRAPVILAAHGELTQGNPHHVRRRLAGEAGCFSFKSSARPIKREVKPRVSEPTRSLAGLNREPNGALSAMPPPAGTLKAALACLLLLPRFLLAALMLWLLDFLCIRKKMLQKMREREGSPDDPPLCVSDSNRMFTWESLKAVWHGQKLDYFKEAHLGSRAPNPEVVQLDQQQKGRLLDYARERRPLILNFGSCTUPPFMARLQAFQRLVGEYSDIADSLLVYIEEAHPSDGWLSTDAPYQIPRHRCLEDRLRAAHLMTQEAPGCQVVADTMDNSSNAAYGAYFQRLYILQDQKVVYQGGKGPEGYKIAEVREWLDKYKRSQQTTVVIHV, from the exons ATGCGCGCAGTGCAGCGAGCGCCCGTCATCCTCGCCGCGCACGGAGAGTTGACTCAAGGTAATCCTCACCATGTGAGGAGGCGGCTCGCCGGGGAGGCGGGGTGCTTTTCATTCAAATCCTCGGCTCGGCCTATAAAAAGAGAAGTTAAGCCGAGAGTGTCAGAGCCCACGAGAAGCCTGGCCGGCCTGAATCGGGAACCGAACGGAGCATTGTCCGCCATGCCCCCGCCCGCCGGCACACTCAAAGCCGCCCTCGCCTGTCTGCTTCTCCTGCCCCGTTTTCTGCTCGCCGCC CTCATGCTCTGGCTTCTGGATTTCCTCTGCATTCGAAAGAAGATGCTGCAGAAGATGCGAGAGCGGGAGGGCAGTCCCGACGACCCCCCTCTTTGCGTCTCCGACTCTAACCGCATGTTCACCTGGGAGTCCCTCAAGGCTGTATGGCATGGCCAAAAGCTGGACTACTTCAAGGAGGCGCACCTGGGCAGTCGGGCCCCCAATCCCGAGGTGGTGCAGCTCGACCAGCAACAGAAGGGACGCCTGTTAGATTATGCACGGGAGCGCAGACCCCTGATCCTCAACTTCGGCAGCTGCACCTGACCCCCGTTCATGGCTCGCCTCCAGGCGTTTCAGCGGCTGGTCGGTGAGTACTCGGACATCGCAGACTCGCTGCTGGTCTACATCGAGGAGGCACACCCTTCGGACGGTTGGCTTAGCACAGATGCGCCTTACCAGATCCCCCGGCATCGCTGTCTCGAGGATCGCCTGCGAGCCGCCCACTTAATGACCCAGGAGGCGCCCGGTTGCCAAGTGGTGGCCGACACCATGGACAATTCGTCGAACGCTGCTTATGGAGCCTATTTTCAGAGGCTGTACATCCTCCAGGACCAGAAGGTGGTTTACCAAGGTGGGAAAGGACCAGAAGGCTACAAGATCGCCGAGGTGCGAGAATGGCTGGACAAGTACAAGAGGAGCCAACAGACCACCGTGGTCATCCACGTATAA